From Pseudomonas hefeiensis, one genomic window encodes:
- a CDS encoding bifunctional alpha/beta hydrolase/class I SAM-dependent methyltransferase, whose product MREAQELTFTTFDGVELFYRHWPAVDAAPGEPRQAVLLFHRGHEHSGRIAHLVDELDLPGFDFFAWDARGHGQSPGARGDSPSFATSARDVQTFCDHIGATHQIDEQNIAVVAQSVGAVIASTWVHDYAPRIRSLVLASPAFKVKLYVPFARPGLALMRRFRGNFFVNSYVKAKFLSHDPERVASYDSDPLITKAISVNVLLGLYEAADRVVADAQAIQVPTQLLISGSDFVVQRKPQEQFFERLGSVHKEKHILPGFFHDTLGEKNRAPAIASARRFILQNFARPLDRPSLLDADRLGATCAESEALATPLPHNSLRDLYWRMTRASMRFGSKLSAGVKLGFDTGFDSGSTLDYVYRNRPTGTSAVGRMIDQNYLNSIGWRGIRQRKLHVEELLRLAMGTLREQDREVRIVDIAAGHGRYILEALQGVSPLPESILLRDYSDINVRDGSALILEKGLGDIARFVKGDAFDRSDLAALAPKPTLAVVSGLYELFADNQMVGDSLAGLAEAVEPGGFLVYTGQPWHPQLELIARALTSHRAGQAWVMRRRTQAEMDQLVEAAGFRKITLRVDEWGIFSVSLAQRVQ is encoded by the coding sequence ATGCGCGAAGCCCAGGAACTGACGTTTACCACCTTTGACGGCGTGGAGTTGTTCTACCGGCACTGGCCGGCCGTCGATGCGGCGCCGGGTGAGCCTCGTCAGGCGGTGTTGTTGTTTCATCGGGGCCATGAACACTCCGGACGCATTGCCCATCTGGTGGATGAGCTGGATTTGCCTGGCTTCGACTTTTTCGCCTGGGATGCCCGCGGCCATGGCCAGTCGCCGGGTGCGCGTGGCGACAGTCCGAGTTTTGCCACCAGCGCGCGGGATGTGCAGACCTTCTGCGATCACATCGGCGCAACGCATCAGATCGACGAGCAGAACATCGCCGTGGTGGCGCAGAGTGTCGGGGCGGTGATTGCGTCGACCTGGGTTCACGATTACGCCCCGCGCATTCGTTCGCTGGTGCTGGCGTCGCCGGCGTTCAAGGTCAAGCTTTACGTGCCTTTCGCTCGTCCAGGCCTGGCGCTGATGCGCCGGTTTCGCGGCAATTTTTTCGTCAACAGTTACGTCAAGGCGAAATTCCTCAGCCATGACCCGGAGCGGGTGGCGTCCTACGACAGCGATCCGCTGATCACCAAGGCGATTTCGGTAAATGTTTTGCTGGGTCTGTACGAAGCCGCCGACCGGGTGGTGGCCGATGCCCAGGCGATTCAGGTGCCGACGCAGTTGTTGATCTCCGGTTCCGACTTTGTGGTGCAGCGCAAACCCCAGGAGCAGTTCTTCGAGCGGCTGGGCAGTGTGCACAAGGAGAAACACATTCTGCCGGGGTTCTTCCACGACACCCTCGGCGAGAAGAACCGTGCGCCGGCCATCGCCAGTGCCCGTCGGTTCATTCTGCAAAACTTTGCCCGGCCGCTGGACCGCCCTTCCCTGCTGGACGCTGATCGCCTGGGTGCGACCTGCGCCGAGTCCGAAGCCTTGGCGACGCCGCTGCCGCACAATTCGTTGCGCGACCTGTACTGGCGCATGACCCGCGCCAGCATGCGCTTTGGCAGCAAGTTGTCGGCTGGGGTGAAGTTGGGTTTCGACACCGGCTTCGACTCCGGCAGCACGCTGGATTACGTCTACCGCAATCGCCCCACCGGCACCTCGGCCGTGGGACGGATGATTGACCAGAATTACCTGAACTCCATCGGCTGGCGCGGGATTCGTCAGCGCAAGTTGCACGTCGAGGAGCTGCTGCGTCTGGCCATGGGCACGTTGCGCGAGCAGGACCGCGAGGTGCGCATTGTCGACATCGCCGCCGGCCATGGCCGCTACATTCTCGAAGCGCTGCAAGGCGTCAGTCCGTTGCCGGAGTCGATCCTGCTGCGCGACTACAGCGACATCAACGTGCGGGACGGCAGTGCGCTGATTCTTGAGAAGGGCTTGGGCGATATCGCTCGGTTCGTCAAAGGTGACGCCTTTGATCGCTCGGATCTGGCGGCGCTGGCGCCCAAACCGACGCTCGCGGTGGTGTCCGGGTTGTATGAGTTGTTTGCCGACAATCAGATGGTCGGTGATTCCCTCGCCGGCCTGGCCGAAGCGGTGGAGCCTGGCGGGTTCCTGGTCTACACCGGGCAGCCGTGGCACCCGCAACTGGAACTGATCGCCCGCGCCCTCACCAGCCACCGCGCCGGGCAGGCCTGGGTGATGCGCCGACGCACGCAGGCGGAGATGGATCAACTGGTGGAGGCGGCGGGTTTCCGCAAGATAACTTTGCGGGTCGATGAATGGGGCATCTTCAGCGTTTCGCTGGCTCAGCGAGTGCAGTGA
- a CDS encoding phosphatase PAP2/dual specificity phosphatase family protein, producing the protein MSAVIAPTREPGLLKPAVLWLLLLAPLFFSTYGFATWVTSQRDDVGSLVFGWESRMPFMAWTIVPYWSIDLLYGLSLLLPSSREELKRHALRLLTAQAIAVSCFLIWPLRFTFARPEMDGVFGWLFDVLAGFDKPFNQAPSLHIALLVVLWVCYQRHLQGLWRWLMHGWFALIGVSVLTTYQHHFIDLPTGVLAGWLCVWLWPLDRPSPLKNARVTADPARLRLALRYGLGAAAFFVPAFALGGAWLWLIWPAVAVLWVALNYLVFGADGFQKRAEGRLSPAVRWLLAPYLAAAWINSRWWTRKHPQADQVADNVWLGRIPTPMELKDSPFNGMLDLCAEMSMDSTGIAYRALPVLDLTAPSAEQCLKAARMIENLRQQGPLLVCCALGYSRSASAVAAWLLHTGRAASVDAAIVQIQRARPHVVLHPAHRRALERLSTNTRNDHDQ; encoded by the coding sequence ATGAGCGCCGTCATCGCCCCGACCCGCGAGCCCGGCCTGCTGAAACCGGCGGTGCTGTGGTTGCTGTTGTTGGCGCCGTTGTTTTTCAGCACCTATGGCTTCGCCACTTGGGTGACGTCCCAGCGGGATGACGTGGGCAGCCTGGTGTTTGGCTGGGAAAGCCGCATGCCGTTCATGGCCTGGACCATCGTGCCCTACTGGTCGATTGATCTGCTGTACGGCCTGTCCTTGCTGTTGCCCAGCAGCCGCGAAGAACTCAAACGCCACGCCTTGCGTCTGCTCACGGCCCAGGCGATTGCGGTCAGTTGTTTTCTGATCTGGCCGTTGCGCTTCACCTTCGCCCGGCCAGAAATGGATGGAGTGTTCGGTTGGCTGTTCGATGTGCTGGCGGGGTTCGACAAGCCGTTCAATCAGGCGCCATCGCTGCACATCGCGTTGTTGGTGGTGCTGTGGGTGTGTTATCAGCGGCACCTGCAAGGGCTCTGGCGTTGGCTGATGCACGGTTGGTTCGCGCTGATTGGTGTGTCGGTGCTGACCACCTATCAACATCACTTTATTGACCTGCCCACGGGTGTGTTGGCTGGGTGGTTATGTGTCTGGTTGTGGCCGCTGGATCGGCCCAGCCCGCTGAAAAATGCGCGTGTGACCGCGGACCCGGCTCGTCTGCGATTGGCTTTGCGCTATGGTTTAGGGGCTGCGGCGTTTTTTGTTCCGGCGTTTGCCTTGGGTGGCGCGTGGCTTTGGTTGATCTGGCCGGCGGTGGCGGTGCTGTGGGTGGCGCTGAATTATCTGGTGTTTGGTGCCGACGGCTTTCAGAAGCGTGCCGAGGGCCGATTGAGCCCGGCGGTTCGCTGGCTGTTGGCGCCTTATCTGGCGGCAGCGTGGATCAATTCCCGATGGTGGACGCGCAAGCATCCGCAGGCGGATCAGGTGGCCGACAACGTCTGGCTGGGGCGCATTCCCACGCCGATGGAATTAAAGGACAGTCCATTTAACGGCATGCTCGACCTTTGCGCCGAAATGTCCATGGACAGCACCGGCATCGCCTATCGCGCGTTGCCGGTGCTTGACCTGACCGCGCCCAGCGCCGAGCAGTGCCTGAAGGCTGCACGGATGATTGAGAACCTGCGTCAGCAAGGGCCGCTGCTGGTCTGCTGCGCCTTGGGTTATTCGCGCAGCGCCAGCGCCGTGGCCGCGTGGTTGTTGCACACTGGTCGGGCCGCTAGCGTCGATGCGGCCATCGTCCAAATCCAGCGGGCCCGCCCGCACGTTGTTTTGCATCCGGCGCACCGTCGCGCGTTGGAACGGTTATCCACAAATACGAGGAATGACCATGATCAGTGA
- a CDS encoding lysophospholipid acyltransferase family protein, translating to MFEPVVASLITSAARMVTGARSLWLGCAPQPVQRIYFANHSSHGDFVLLWASLPPALRKLTRPVAGADYWQTSPLRRYIINRVFNGVLVDRERKDPSYNPLQPMLDALVNGDSLIIFPEGTRNPEEGLLPFKSGIYHLMKSHPEVEVIPVWIANLNRVMPKGRVLPLPLLCTTSFGAPLCIEEGEGKEQFLERSRAALLALAPEHV from the coding sequence ATGTTCGAACCCGTGGTCGCCAGCCTCATCACCTCCGCCGCCCGCATGGTCACGGGTGCTCGCAGCCTGTGGCTCGGTTGCGCGCCGCAACCGGTGCAGCGGATCTACTTCGCCAATCACAGCAGCCACGGCGATTTCGTGCTGCTCTGGGCCTCGTTGCCACCAGCGCTGCGCAAGCTCACCCGGCCGGTGGCGGGCGCCGACTATTGGCAGACCAGCCCGCTGCGGCGCTACATCATCAACCGGGTGTTCAACGGCGTGCTGGTGGACCGCGAGCGCAAGGACCCTTCGTACAACCCGTTGCAGCCGATGCTCGACGCCCTGGTAAACGGCGACTCGCTGATCATTTTCCCCGAGGGCACGCGCAACCCGGAGGAAGGTCTGTTGCCGTTCAAAAGCGGGATCTATCACTTGATGAAAAGCCACCCCGAGGTCGAGGTGATCCCGGTGTGGATCGCCAACCTCAACCGCGTCATGCCCAAGGGTCGGGTGCTGCCGCTGCCGCTGTTGTGCACCACCAGTTTCGGCGCGCCGCTGTGCATCGAAGAAGGTGAAGGCAAAGAGCAATTTCTTGAACGCAGCCGGGCCGCGCTGCTGGCACTGGCCCCGGAGCACGTCTGA
- a CDS encoding phosphatidate cytidylyltransferase, whose amino-acid sequence MDRHTLMLFGGIGAILLLASVIGFILKLRTKGAPNSVIDNLNARINAWWVMVLVIGTAFWLGNAAVILLFYAVSFYALREFLTLTPTRRSDYPALVAAFYLALPLQYLLIYFDWYGLFSIFIPVYVFLLLPILASLGGDSTHFLERASKVQWGLMIAVFCISFVPALLTLDIAGFEGRNLLLIAYLVIVVQLSDVLQYVCGKLFGKHKIAPNLSPSKTVEGFVGGILLASLIGGALWWITPFNPWQSFLIALLINLLGFAGGIVMSAIKRDRGVKDWGHMIEGHGGMLDRLDSVCFAAPIFFHLVRYWWT is encoded by the coding sequence ATGGATAGACATACCCTGATGTTGTTTGGCGGGATCGGCGCAATCCTGCTGCTGGCCTCCGTGATTGGTTTCATTCTCAAACTGCGGACAAAAGGCGCGCCGAATTCGGTCATCGATAACCTCAACGCGCGGATCAATGCCTGGTGGGTGATGGTGCTGGTGATCGGCACGGCGTTTTGGCTGGGCAACGCGGCGGTCATCCTGTTGTTCTACGCCGTGTCGTTTTACGCCCTGCGGGAATTCCTGACCCTGACACCGACCCGGCGCAGCGACTATCCGGCCTTGGTGGCGGCGTTTTACCTGGCACTGCCGCTGCAATACCTGCTGATTTATTTTGATTGGTACGGGCTGTTTTCGATCTTTATCCCGGTGTACGTGTTCCTGCTGCTGCCGATCCTCGCGTCCCTGGGCGGCGACAGCACGCACTTTCTGGAGCGCGCTTCCAAGGTCCAGTGGGGACTGATGATCGCGGTGTTCTGCATCTCGTTCGTACCGGCGCTGCTGACGTTGGACATCGCCGGCTTTGAAGGGCGCAACCTGTTGCTGATCGCTTACCTGGTGATCGTGGTGCAGCTATCGGATGTGCTGCAGTACGTGTGCGGCAAGTTGTTCGGCAAACACAAGATCGCTCCGAACCTGTCGCCGTCGAAAACCGTCGAGGGTTTTGTCGGCGGCATTCTGCTGGCCTCGCTGATCGGTGGCGCGTTGTGGTGGATCACGCCGTTCAATCCGTGGCAATCGTTCCTCATTGCCTTGCTGATCAACTTGCTGGGGTTTGCCGGTGGGATTGTCATGTCGGCGATCAAACGCGACCGTGGTGTGAAGGATTGGGGGCACATGATCGAAGGCCACGGCGGCATGCTCGACCGACTGGACTCGGTCTGCTTCGCCGCGCCGATCTTCTTTCATCTGGTGCGGTACTGGTGGACCTGA
- a CDS encoding glutathionylspermidine synthase family protein, with protein MKKVHCAERHDWKQTAESLGFLFHTIDDEPYWDESAYYQFTLKQIEDDLEDPTTEIHEMCMDLVARVVQSEELLERLSIPAPFFDMVRTSWLEGHPHLYGRMDFSYNGSGPAKLLELNYDTPTSLYEASAFQWGWLEQCIERGLLPGHADQFNSIDTKLHQVFAQLQLEQPFYFASMKDSIEDKGTTDYLRLIAEKVGIESRHIDIEDIGLNSEGRFVDLEDRWIPHLFKLHAWEFIFHEPFGAAIAQSDTQFFEPAWKSIISNKGILPLLWESNKGHPNLLAAHLDSDSSKAVPKGWVRKPFFSREGANIELQTADGLIVREDGPYTDAPFILQEFAPLPKFGDSYTLIGSWVIGDQAAGIGVREDNSLITKDSSRFLPHLILD; from the coding sequence ATGAAGAAAGTCCATTGCGCCGAACGTCATGACTGGAAACAGACCGCCGAGAGTCTCGGCTTTCTGTTCCACACCATCGACGACGAACCCTATTGGGACGAGAGCGCGTACTACCAGTTCACGCTCAAGCAAATCGAAGACGATCTCGAAGACCCGACCACCGAGATCCATGAGATGTGCATGGACCTGGTGGCCCGAGTGGTGCAGAGCGAGGAACTGCTGGAGCGCCTGAGCATTCCTGCGCCGTTCTTCGACATGGTTCGCACCTCATGGCTCGAAGGGCATCCGCACCTGTATGGGCGCATGGACTTCTCCTACAACGGCAGCGGCCCCGCCAAGCTGCTGGAACTGAACTACGACACGCCGACCAGCCTGTACGAAGCGTCAGCGTTTCAGTGGGGCTGGCTGGAGCAATGCATCGAGCGCGGACTGTTGCCCGGGCATGCCGACCAGTTCAACAGCATCGACACCAAGCTGCATCAGGTCTTTGCCCAACTTCAACTCGAGCAACCCTTTTACTTTGCGTCGATGAAAGACTCGATTGAAGACAAGGGCACCACCGACTACTTGCGCCTGATCGCGGAAAAAGTCGGCATCGAATCGCGGCACATCGATATCGAGGACATCGGCCTTAACAGTGAAGGCCGTTTCGTCGATCTGGAAGATCGCTGGATCCCTCACCTGTTCAAGCTGCATGCCTGGGAGTTCATCTTCCACGAGCCTTTTGGTGCGGCGATTGCCCAGAGCGACACGCAGTTTTTCGAGCCGGCCTGGAAATCGATCATCTCCAACAAAGGCATCCTGCCGTTGCTGTGGGAGTCCAACAAAGGTCACCCGAACCTGCTCGCAGCCCATCTCGACAGCGACTCGAGCAAAGCCGTGCCCAAGGGCTGGGTACGCAAGCCGTTCTTTTCCCGGGAAGGCGCCAACATCGAGCTGCAAACCGCTGATGGCCTGATCGTCAGAGAAGACGGCCCTTACACCGACGCTCCCTTCATCCTCCAGGAATTCGCCCCGTTGCCGAAGTTTGGCGACAGCTACACGCTGATCGGCTCCTGGGTCATCGGCGACCAGGCCGCCGGCATTGGCGTGCGGGAAGACAACAGCCTGATCACCAAGGATTCGAGCCGGTTCCTGCCGCATCTGATCCTTGACTGA
- a CDS encoding DUF1190 domain-containing protein: MKRSKYVQLSLAASVAMAISGCGPTEKTYPVQKKYNFQSVQQCADEKLPVDVCSDAYMAAMAEHRRIAPTYSNQADCDADFVADWCQQDSTGQFIPRLGGFELTADGQVTQAQVDAAKAQLPASEANAQGSGFSGTGLLTGLLIGNMLSSNRNSYYSQPVYRYRDDRGNYGSSTLAQRISKGSTFTKSNQARYGNYSDTVRSASKPISVASSTSRGGFGSKASARSGWGGSSSFGRSSS; encoded by the coding sequence ATGAAACGAAGCAAGTACGTTCAGCTCTCGCTGGCAGCGTCGGTCGCGATGGCGATATCAGGCTGCGGCCCGACGGAAAAAACCTACCCGGTACAGAAGAAGTACAACTTCCAGTCCGTTCAGCAATGTGCCGATGAAAAACTCCCGGTAGACGTTTGCTCCGACGCCTACATGGCCGCCATGGCCGAGCATCGCCGCATCGCACCGACGTACAGCAACCAGGCCGATTGCGATGCCGACTTTGTTGCCGATTGGTGCCAACAGGATTCCACCGGCCAGTTCATCCCCAGGCTGGGTGGTTTCGAACTGACCGCCGATGGCCAGGTCACCCAAGCCCAGGTGGACGCAGCCAAGGCGCAACTGCCGGCCTCCGAAGCCAACGCGCAAGGCTCAGGGTTCTCCGGCACCGGCCTGCTGACCGGGTTGCTGATCGGCAACATGTTGAGCAGCAACCGCAACAGCTATTACTCCCAACCGGTCTACCGCTATCGCGATGATCGCGGCAACTACGGGTCCTCAACACTCGCCCAGCGGATTTCCAAAGGCTCGACCTTCACCAAGTCCAATCAGGCGAGGTATGGCAACTACAGCGATACGGTCCGGTCCGCCAGCAAACCGATCTCTGTTGCTTCGTCCACCTCCCGTGGCGGTTTCGGCAGTAAAGCCAGCGCCCGCAGCGGTTGGGGCGGTTCGAGCAGCTTCGGGCGATCGAGCAGTTAA
- a CDS encoding DUF350 domain-containing protein yields the protein MLEALSISLNKAAVLGFVLYILGAAVLFALYQFIYTRITPHKEFELIRSGNVAAAIALGGAIIGFAIPASNVIAYSISLLDFVVWAVIAAFVQLLAFLVTSLVLKGASERIKKGEIAAGIYIAAVAISVGMLNAACMTPSQN from the coding sequence ATGCTTGAAGCGCTCTCCATTTCCCTGAACAAAGCCGCCGTGCTCGGGTTTGTGTTGTACATCCTCGGTGCGGCCGTGCTGTTCGCGCTGTACCAGTTCATCTACACCCGGATCACGCCGCACAAGGAGTTCGAACTGATCCGTTCGGGCAACGTGGCCGCCGCCATCGCGCTGGGCGGCGCCATCATCGGTTTTGCCATCCCGGCCAGCAATGTGATTGCCTATTCCATCAGCCTTCTGGACTTCGTCGTCTGGGCGGTGATTGCCGCGTTCGTGCAACTGCTGGCATTTCTGGTGACCAGTCTGGTGCTCAAAGGCGCCTCTGAACGCATTAAAAAGGGTGAAATCGCCGCGGGCATTTATATCGCGGCAGTGGCCATCAGCGTCGGCATGTTGAACGCCGCGTGCATGACGCCTTCCCAGAACTGA
- a CDS encoding DUF2491 family protein, whose product MGWFKRLMGIEAPNSGTDSKWVANPIPAAVGPLGLASGKELRFDSTLKLLLDGNTSVVIPDAQQIWSTGIVDLGQSNWLTRCYMNDEDYWLQVHTSGDVAGQVESVILFNYLSYVTLNSEAELRRLAGPQSLIGLPTYTHDGVEYSREWGTEEGQTELVALSERVSNPDESYSIEHRSMLYARETGLTDRREFLLFSVEEDAEGAISLSTSLGISLYTTDLNTF is encoded by the coding sequence ATGGGCTGGTTTAAACGGTTGATGGGCATCGAGGCGCCGAACTCGGGCACAGACTCCAAATGGGTCGCTAACCCAATCCCGGCCGCCGTCGGGCCGCTGGGCCTGGCATCTGGAAAAGAGCTCAGGTTCGATAGCACGCTGAAACTGTTGCTCGACGGCAACACCAGCGTGGTCATCCCGGATGCCCAGCAGATCTGGAGCACCGGCATCGTCGATCTCGGGCAATCGAACTGGCTGACGCGTTGTTACATGAACGACGAGGACTACTGGCTGCAAGTGCACACCAGCGGCGACGTCGCCGGGCAGGTCGAGTCGGTGATCCTGTTCAATTACCTCAGTTACGTCACCCTCAACAGTGAAGCGGAGTTGCGGCGGCTGGCCGGGCCGCAAAGCTTGATCGGCCTGCCGACCTACACTCATGACGGTGTCGAGTACAGCCGCGAATGGGGCACCGAGGAAGGTCAGACAGAACTGGTTGCGTTGAGCGAGCGCGTGAGCAATCCGGATGAGTCCTACAGCATCGAACACCGCTCAATGCTGTATGCCCGCGAAACCGGCCTGACCGATCGCCGGGAATTCCTGCTGTTTTCCGTCGAAGAAGATGCCGAAGGCGCCATCAGCTTGAGCACGTCGCTGGGCATTTCGCTGTATACCACTGACCTGAACACTTTTTAA